In Bacteroidales bacterium, a genomic segment contains:
- a CDS encoding glycosyltransferase: protein MKIGLCLLTLNEFDGCKHDIPKIKFNKFDEIFAVDGGSNDGTVEYLEQNNIKVYKQEKAGYNQAYIESFKHCHTDALIFFHPKGSINPEEALKFRKYFENGYELIIASRMLNKSVNEEDKKIIKYRKWFVLGLSRIASILWRKKVKRIKDVLHGFRGITKNAFYKIDPLPCGLSLDIEMVIRGYKKNIKMIEFPVEENNRVAGDTHFKAIPTGKKLLKYMWFELFRKEKKINVFQ from the coding sequence ATGAAAATTGGTCTTTGTTTATTAACACTAAATGAATTTGATGGTTGTAAACATGATATTCCTAAAATTAAATTTAATAAATTTGATGAAATATTTGCTGTTGATGGTGGCAGTAATGATGGAACTGTAGAATATCTTGAACAAAATAATATTAAAGTTTACAAACAAGAAAAAGCAGGATATAATCAAGCATATATTGAAAGTTTTAAACATTGTCATACAGATGCTTTGATATTTTTTCACCCAAAAGGATCAATTAATCCGGAAGAGGCATTAAAATTTAGAAAATATTTTGAAAATGGATATGAACTTATAATTGCAAGCAGGATGTTAAACAAATCTGTAAACGAGGAAGATAAAAAAATAATTAAATATCGAAAATGGTTTGTTTTAGGACTAAGCAGGATAGCATCTATACTTTGGAGAAAAAAAGTAAAACGTATAAAAGATGTTTTACATGGCTTTAGGGGAATTACAAAAAATGCTTTTTATAAAATTGATCCTCTTCCATGCGGCTTATCGCTTGATATTGAAATGGTTATAAGAGGATATAAAAAAAATATAAAAATGATAGAATTTCCTGTTGAAGAAAATAATAGAGTTGCAGGAGATACACATTTTAAAGCAATTCCAACAGGCAAGAAGCTTTTAAAATATATGTGGTTTGAATTATTCAGAAAAGAAAAAAAAATTAATGTTTTTCAATGA